CTGTGACGTAGCCATCTGATTTAGCAGTTTGAGCACCATCTTGCCGTGGCGTAAGATGCCGTTGAATTGGCGAAACATTACTTTGTCTTCGTAAAGGCAAGTCCTGACTGTTTTTGTCTTTAAAGTCCTCGGCGAGCTTACCGACTTTTGCGACTAAAGCTTCTTGCTTCTTCTCAGCTTCTTGTCGTCGGCGCGCCTTTACTCTCTCTTCCATCGTCAATTTGCCATTTGAAGTCTTTTTCATATCTTTAGGTAACTTAATTTCAGGAAGCCCCAAACGAGACCCATTGTCTTGTTCTTGCTCACCAGATTCACCCTGTGGATCTTGTACCTGTTCACTTGTTAAGCGAAGTTTTAAAAGTCGTTGTGTGTGGTTAGAATGTCCATGTCGTTTCACCATGTATTGTCCTTTGTTGTGCATCCTTTCTAGCTCCTTTTGCAATTGTATTTTTTCTTTACGAATAGTCTGTAGATGTGCTCGCTCCATATCCTTCTGGGCTTGCAGATCATTTTGAAGATGTTTTTTGGCGTATATATTACGCTGTCTTGCTTTGTCTTCGCTGCGTCCTGGGGTTCCTTTATACATCTTGAAGTATAAACATGAAATCAGCTTTTTCTGAAGTATTTGAAATTACTTTAATTCCATCACATATGCACAGCCGATGAATGATAGTACACTAGAATAGTCTAATCTGTTGTGCCATGACGTGCCATCCGCATGCAAAGTTTAATAATAAAACACTCTCACATAAATAAATTAATGTCCATTAATTCAATTCGAAGACTTTTCACATGTAACTGCAGCCACGCATGGGTTATCACTTACAAAGGAAGATGGATGTGGtttgataaaaatagaaaaaaatgagTGGTTCCAGTCACCAATAACCTTGCAACAAATTACACATTGACAATTGGTTTCCTTGGTGACTGTATACAATCTCGCTGCTACCAGTAAATTGTAAACAAGAAGAGAGCCTTTGACTTGGTTTATATCATGATTTACCAGTTCACATTTTTAAGATTCGTTGTTCCTTGAAACGTCGAGTTGCATGTGGagatccttttttcaaagtaCGCGATAATTTCGTTCAGAGCCGTCATAAATTGTTATCTCTAATATAGATAAATTATACGTCAGGACGTAGACAGATCCGTATGGTTATACTGAAGTTTTATAGCACACTAAAACAATTTGATTGAAATGTCATATCAGTGCACAGTGATATCACATTGTGTCAAATGTCGAAATCAGATCAGTCAATCTCACACGTTTCCATGCAACGATCAATGATGTATGATTAGAAAATAATGTTGGAATGTGATGATTTCCTATTATCATGAAAACTTGTATTGTTCCAATCGGCAATCATCAAGTACATTATACCATTGTTACCATATGTCGGAAAACATATCTGCACCTCGTGTGCCTTAGCACGTCCATGTTGTAGTTCAGATTGATCCCCATTGAATGAACACGGAAAAATATATGACGCAGGGTGTTAGGTACTTCGAGTTTATTTGTCTTTTCGCATTGATCTTTATTCAGATAAACCAAAACAGGTATCAAAGATCAATAGCTCTACCAATCCCTGGGTCGATTTCAGTCCATCCACCCCTGTATCGTGAAAATTACAAAAGAAAAAGTAAAACGATCCGTTACATATGCGTCACTTAATTCCGTTTGGGTGATACGGTTTCTTGAAATGATACATCCGATATTTACTGTGGATTCAGTGAACAAAAGGTTGCAACGTCAAGATGAGTTCATAGGCATTAATATTTAATGATATATTATCTGCAAACGATTTATTTTGATGTGTATAAGTATATTTATCATTTCCCTGTCGTAGTATCTCGGTGTTATTGATACTTTTAAGCCTGAGCCAATGCCAATGTAAATCGTGTGCATTAGAGTAATTAAGTTCAGAGACCTCCACCTGTGAACTCTTTtgtcacattttaatgaaaatagaTTTGACAAAAAAAGTATGCCCTTCATGAGCATACGTTTCAAAAACACCGTAGATATGTTAGCAAatcgaccttttcggtaaatcccataagcctttgcgagtacacctgagatgtcgtcatttgatgtcacgccgagGCGCACATAGTTTatcaaacatcgttactgcgcatagcaagtcggcgtgacgtgaTACGAAGCGTCAGCGTCAGCCAAGTTATTGGACAGGGTTTTTTCTACATGGAGCGTACGTGTGACGTCGAATAAATGCGTCAATAATATGACTCGACACGATGCCGCTGGATCCGCATTAGAACGTTTTAATGCagagccggatttacctttttgggagGCCCTGGGCCcgcaggccaaaatttggaagcCCAACTCACCATGTGCACTCTATGGCCAGGTTTTGGTTTACGTGTAAGatcggcggaagcattaaaaatTTTAGAGGGAGAAGAGCATAATTGTTCcgattgcaataaaacatttgcGTGCGACTAATGCAGACTATagcctattttagcccaaaatgaaggtaacaTTTGAGGGCCAGAGGCCAGTGTcatgcgcgcgaagcgagcaaTAGTTTGCAATTTGTTTTTTAGTAAAAGGAAGATTCACAGGAAATTTTCCTGGGGCAATTTTTGGGGCCGGGCATAAGAGAGTCCGTGGGAATCAATCAATAAGGATGCTTGTGATCTCATGGACGGACGTAGCCTTCcaatttttctcatattttgtcgaTATTTCCGAATGGAAAATGGTTTTATATATATTTCCGgatttatcaaccatttttaaGAACATTAAAGGCGCTTTCGGAGATCTTGGTTCTCGACCGATCTCCTAAAGTCCCTTTAAAATACTAGTAACAGAAACACAATCACCGCCGGTCATCGACAATTCACTGCATTTGCACCGTCAGGagagtaacccagcaaacacaaaaacgttttaaacaagttataatttgggtttgggtttagataaaacgtttcaataatattaaaatgtcgcgttatataaaggtcatgaaaacgttttaaatcgttttgaatgaaaacacactacaagattattttttaaatgttttcaaaatattattgtaaactattttttgcaacattttttgccatatattttgtcaacactttgataacattatgttgaaatatttgcagtaggttatcaaaaaatgttttttttaatgttatgaaaacttattataccctttatataacccgacatttaaacgttttctaacaaccttttataaccttttgagaatgatatcgaaaacgttttgtgtttgcagggAAGAGACGTTAATGTTCATTGAACTCGGAACACTACAAAttcttaaataattaattatctGAATTGAAAGTATATCAAAAGGAAGGATATAGCATAGCCTTGAAAATAGCCAATAAAATCATTACTGGTCaaataatttgttatttttataattaAATCAATTTTAGAGCTTTATTCATCGATGAATTGTGTCTCTTGATGTCATCGTGTAAgacaatgatttaaaaaaaaaaatcaatctttATGTTTTTATTGGATAAAAATAAGGTACTTGTTAAATGTTAAAACGTTAAAAAACaagctgattccagaaaaatccagcactctctccctctctctttttatcttcttcttttactttttttggaaaaaaaattatctGGTTTTGCTCAATCATATTCCGTAATAGTTGAACTGGCAATAAAAATCATACGTttatatttggatttttttttctttgaggagggagggaggggagggacaAGGTCACAAAATTCAAGGACTTGACTAAGCAAGTACTGTGTTTAGCATTCAGTATCTATAGATTATTCTCAAATCTTACTCGtttatgttaatttttaataacTGGTTATTAAAAGAGTAGAAAATGATGTACGAATTTTTAGGTGTCATTGACACAGCACACAAAACAAATTGGcccaatattaaaatatcaaaatgtgaattTATTGCCAGtttatatcttcaaaaaattagTCCTGCATTTTTTGGAATCAGAAATAGGCGAAAGCCAAAATACGTGTATATTTTCAGCTCACGGACATGTATGACAATGCGGCATCAAATTtaacaaagcaaaaaacatttggCGTTAATATTTAgcgaatatttttttaaataaattaaaaacatattagcTGAGTCAAGGTGAAGAAAATGTCGAATTTCATCGTGAATTCAATGCAAACGCACGGCAATGGGCAGATATACCCACCTCATACTAATATTTCCTTGACAGCTCAGCAATTACTGGTATCATCTTATTGACATTGTATTGTTTTTTTCGATGCAATTGCGTAATTAATCAATACAAGAATAAATACATGATATATTCATAACTAAACCTAATTTATTTATAGAGATAATCCAGAAAATCAGAAAAACTTACCTAAAACGTTTGGAAAAGGCTTGGATCTAGGGTTACTGTAATAAATGGATGCCAATAAACACAGACCAATACACTGGTATAAATCTATCTGTATGATAAGTGTTTTATCTACAATTATTTGCGTTGTCAAGTCAGGTTTGCTGTTCAAATAAAATGCACTGATTAAATCACGTTCTATTTGAATTATTTGTTACAAACAAGAATGCTTATTTGCTAGGGTCTGTAATTCTGGCTCTTAAATCACCTATCGTGATGC
Above is a genomic segment from Amphiura filiformis chromosome 17, Afil_fr2py, whole genome shotgun sequence containing:
- the LOC140138385 gene encoding uncharacterized protein is translated as MYKGTPGRSEDKARQRNIYAKKHLQNDLQAQKDMERAHLQTIRKEKIQLQKELERMHNKGQYMVKRHGHSNHTQRLLKLRLTSEQVQDPQGESGEQEQDNGSRLGLPEIKLPKDMKKTSNGKLTMEERVKARRRQEAEKKQEALVAKVGKLAEDFKDKNSQDLPLRRQSNVSPIQRHLTPRQDGAQTAKSDGYVTESRRLNRTKSKQNARSSIGEVDFTEAKNSVARRLLKSESVEGITGEDTNGRKISHVLPIETATKDVLSQNIEDLVFDQEIFAPDGHVRTVHLLPDPEEAYREAKKARYLRWGKGSNPMEKELTVGEIFGDERIN